A part of Carassius carassius chromosome 4, fCarCar2.1, whole genome shotgun sequence genomic DNA contains:
- the LOC132140030 gene encoding leukemia inhibitory factor receptor-like isoform X2 has translation MQSWVTLALLLSFGVNRYLAQNGLGEPPVPRGLTLKPDLPAQTLSLTWQSDSWLFDLEVFHTELMNVVLNETVAVQTDPVTRMHSWTWHSPLPLECTSHSVRIRARNQQSVSQWSPLQTIPGWDIPKKSYMFPQDKMVPVGSNMTFCCIVNEKEDFKEMKYGRQEMNATRLSRRTYAITVTNQPASDNTGTNVICSSQKLQILTGAVVFVGYPPGDEGLVCETRDLASAECSWKKGRDTHLKIKRSHTNYTLNGRDCLEANERKTWCSSKIWEENWTLVARNPLGTVQLTDSAQLTDRVHLLAPVDVVAVKGEAWSVTLQWSWSVEAYKKLEMVCQLRLFAHELSSTRNYDGPGLSSVVLEGLWPDVDYTVTVRCGSKHGFWKWGDESAPYRIHTKMDRPDALDVWMWMDGSNTGRVFWKPLSVRESHGALVGYEVSQSSAEEDGWKMVSLPPGNFSYPIILNNSSDITVAVAARNPAGLSQPSTVTTPAYRADSQLSVSELLGTNGSFVLSWEPDVNASRGYAVEWVPTGCSGLCRVDWKKLPESASSFTVNSDCLVAGVRYTVSVYSLSTGAPTLLQRWQGYSQEMIPSQSVAELLLNQTGSDVLLSWKATEMKQHRGFIRGYTIYLANAAHLDLIANITDPAVQSYRVKGLSLSSYKFVVKAYTSAGEDGGATVAIKMEMDTDMLFVGILVPLGIMFCCLILVSICCYSKREWVKKSFYPEIPGPKVSGDWSSPRGPLDVKPSPHSLVHIVENPGWGFSKEGLFPVPEEEEESEKDNMEVDTDSDEPALLRYYKQVVDDSSHSNQVLDSSGSSTLSVGSTQTEITYAGIQNPIPSQGACAGGGYRPQLQSVEGPAEPQIEFEADFQDDGLNAGYKPQCSWQLDSPEAENLSGSLGSPTSVTSSQFLIPESSEEKPQPSNTWFHNFLSGKT, from the exons ATGCAGAGCTGGGTGACTCTGGCTCTTTTGCTGAGCTTCGGGGTCAATCGCTACCTCGCACAGAACG GTTTGGGTGAACCTCCTGTGCCTCGTGGTTTAACCTTAAAACCCGATTTACCAGCACAGACTCTTTCTTTGACATGGCAGAGTGACTCATGGCTTTTTGACCTGGAGGTTTTCCACACCGAGCTCATGAATGTGGTGCTGAAT GAGACGGTGGCAGTTCAAACAGATCCTGTGACAAGAATGCATAGCTGGACTTGGCACTCTCCGTTACCCTTGGAGTGCACTTCTCATTCTGTTCGCATCAGAGCACGAAACCAGCAGTCGGTCAGCCAGTGGAGCCCCCTTCAGACCATTCCAG GGTGGGATATTCCTAAGAAGTCTTACATGTTTCCCCAAGATAAAATGGTTCCTGTGGGCAGTAACATGACCTTCTGCTGTATTGTTAACGAAAAGGAAGATTTCAAAGAAATGAAGTATGGGCGTCAGGAAATGAACGCCACACGACTGAGCAGAAGAACGTATGCCATCACAGTAACCAACCAGCCAGCGTCTGACAACACGGGCACCAACGTGATCTGCTCTTCCCAAAAGTTGCAGATCCTCACAGGAGCTGTGGTGTTCGTAGGCT ATCCACCGGGCGATGAGGGCTTGGTCTGCGAGACGAGGGACCTGGCATCCGCAGAATGTTCTTGGAAAAAAGGACGAGACACTCACTTGAAAATAAAGCGCAGCCACACTAATTACACCCTTAATGGAAG GGACTGTTTGGAGGCTAATGAAAGGAAGACGTGGTGTAGCTCGAAGATCTGGGAGGAGAACTGGACTCTGGTGGCTCGAAATCCTCTAGGAACAGTCCAGCTAACGGACTCGGCCCAACTCACTGACCGCG TACATCTGTTGGCTCCAGTGGATGTGGTAGCTGTTAAAGGCGAGGCGTGGAGCGTCACACTGCAGTGGAGCTGGTCTGTGGAGGCGTATAAAAAGCTGGAGATGGTCTGCCAGCTGCGGCTCTTCGCTCATGAACTTTCCAGCACA CGTAACTACGATGGTCCAGGTTTATCTTCTGTGGTGCTGGAGGGTTTGTGGCCAGATGTGGATTACACTGTGACAGTGCGCTGCGGCTCCAAGCACGGTTTCTGGAAGTGGGGGGATGAGAGCGCCCCCTACAGGATCCACACTAAAATGGACC GTCCTGATGCTCTTGATGTCTGGATGTGGATGGATGGCAGTAACACAGGACGTGTGTTTTGGAAA CCTCTGTCTGTGAGAGAAAGTCACGGTGCATTAGTCGGCTACGAGGTTTCTCAGAGCTCAGCCGAGGAGGACGGCTGGAAAATGGTTTCTCTTCCTCCTGGGAACTTCAGCTATCCCATAATCCTTAACAACAGCAGTGACATCACCGTTGCCGTGGCCGCACGAAATCCAGCTGGTCTCTCTCAGCCTTCCACTGTGACCACACCAGCATACAGAGCAG ACTCCCAGCTGTCTGTGTCTGAGCTGTTAGGCACTAATGGATCATTTGTCCTGTCCTGGGAGCCTGATGTCAATGCGAGCAGAGGGTACGCTGTGGAGTGGGTCCCGACTGGCTGCAGTGGACTCTGCCGCGTCGACTGGAAGAAACTTCCAGAATCAGCCAGCAGCTTCACAGTGAACTCAG ACTGTCTGGTGGCAGGAGTGAGGTACACCGTATCCGTGTACTCTCTCTCGACCGGCGCTCCTACGCTGCTGCAGAGATGGCAGGGATACTCACAGGAGATGA TTCCTTCTCAGTCGGTCGCGGAGCTGTTACTCAATCAGACTGGCTCTGACGTGCTGCTGTCTTGGAAAGCCACCGAGATGAAACAGCACAGAGGCTTCATACGTGGATACACCATCTACCTGGCAAACGCTGCACATCTGGATCTCATCG CTAATATCACTGATCCTGCAGTGCAGTCGTACAGGGTGAAGGGTTTGTCTCTGAGCTCGTATAAGTTCGTAGTGAAGGCCTACACCTCTGCTGGGGAGGACGGGGGGGCCACTGTGGCCATTAAAATGGAGATGGACA CTGACATGCTGTTTGTTGGCATTCTCGTGCCGTTGGGAATCATGTTCTGCTGTCTCATCCTCGTCAGCATCTGCTGCTACAGCAAGAGAGAGTG GGTAAAGAAGTCTTTCTATCCTGAAATCCCTGGACCTAAAGTATCTGGAGACTGGTCCTCTCCACGG GGTCCTCTGGATGTCAAGCCCTCTCCTCACAGTCTGGTCCACATTGTGGAGAATCCAGGGTGGGGTTTCTCTAAGGAAGGTCTGTTCCCGGTcccagaggaagaggaggagtctGAGAAAGACAACATGGAGGTCGACACGGACTCGGATGAGCCGGCCCTGCTGAGATACTACAAACAGGTGGTCGATGACAGCTCGCACAGTAACCAGGTGTTAGACTCCTCTGGTTCCTCGACCCTATCAGTGGGCTCCACGCAGACTGAAATCACCTACGCAGGCATCCAGAACCCCATCCCCTCGCAGGGGGCGTGTGCTGGCGGAGGTTACAGGCCTCAATTGCAGTCCGTAGAAGGTCCAGCCGAGCCCCAAATCGAATTCGAAGCCGACTTCCAAGACGATGGCTTGAATGCAGGCTACAAACCCCAGTGTTCCTGGCAGCTGGATTCTCCAGAGGCGGAAAACTTAAGCGGTTCGCTTGGCAGCCCGACATCGGTCACATCATCCCAATTCCTCATCCCAGAATCCTCTGAAGAGAAACCACAGCCTTCAAACACCTGGTTCCACAATTTTCTCTCTGGAAAAACCTGA
- the LOC132140030 gene encoding leukemia inhibitory factor receptor-like isoform X1, with product MQSWVTLALLLSFGVNRYLAQNGLGEPPVPRGLTLKPDLPAQTLSLTWQSDSWLFDLEVFHTELMNVVLNETVAVQTDPVTRMHSWTWHSPLPLECTSHSVRIRARNQQSVSQWSPLQTIPGWDIPKKSYMFPQDKMVPVGSNMTFCCIVNEKEDFKEMKYGRQEMNATRLSRRTYAITVTNQPASDNTGTNVICSSQKLQILTGAVVFVGYPPGDEGLVCETRDLASAECSWKKGRDTHLKIKRSHTNYTLNGRDCLEANERKTWCSSKIWEENWTLVARNPLGTVQLTDSAQLTDRVHLLAPVDVVAVKGEAWSVTLQWSWSVEAYKKLEMVCQLRLFAHELSSTRNYDGPGLSSVVLEGLWPDVDYTVTVRCGSKHGFWKWGDESAPYRIHTKMDRPDALDVWMWMDGSNTGRVFWKPLSVRESHGALVGYEVSQSSAEEDGWKMVSLPPGNFSYPIILNNSSDITVAVAARNPAGLSQPSTVTTPAYRADSQLSVSELLGTNGSFVLSWEPDVNASRGYAVEWVPTGCSGLCRVDWKKLPESASSFTVNSDCLVAGVRYTVSVYSLSTGAPTLLQRWQGYSQEMIPSQSVAELLLNQTGSDVLLSWKATEMKQHRGFIRGYTIYLANAAHLDLIANITDPAVQSYRVKGLSLSSYKFVVKAYTSAGEDGGATVAIKMEMDTADMLFVGILVPLGIMFCCLILVSICCYSKREWVKKSFYPEIPGPKVSGDWSSPRGPLDVKPSPHSLVHIVENPGWGFSKEGLFPVPEEEEESEKDNMEVDTDSDEPALLRYYKQVVDDSSHSNQVLDSSGSSTLSVGSTQTEITYAGIQNPIPSQGACAGGGYRPQLQSVEGPAEPQIEFEADFQDDGLNAGYKPQCSWQLDSPEAENLSGSLGSPTSVTSSQFLIPESSEEKPQPSNTWFHNFLSGKT from the exons ATGCAGAGCTGGGTGACTCTGGCTCTTTTGCTGAGCTTCGGGGTCAATCGCTACCTCGCACAGAACG GTTTGGGTGAACCTCCTGTGCCTCGTGGTTTAACCTTAAAACCCGATTTACCAGCACAGACTCTTTCTTTGACATGGCAGAGTGACTCATGGCTTTTTGACCTGGAGGTTTTCCACACCGAGCTCATGAATGTGGTGCTGAAT GAGACGGTGGCAGTTCAAACAGATCCTGTGACAAGAATGCATAGCTGGACTTGGCACTCTCCGTTACCCTTGGAGTGCACTTCTCATTCTGTTCGCATCAGAGCACGAAACCAGCAGTCGGTCAGCCAGTGGAGCCCCCTTCAGACCATTCCAG GGTGGGATATTCCTAAGAAGTCTTACATGTTTCCCCAAGATAAAATGGTTCCTGTGGGCAGTAACATGACCTTCTGCTGTATTGTTAACGAAAAGGAAGATTTCAAAGAAATGAAGTATGGGCGTCAGGAAATGAACGCCACACGACTGAGCAGAAGAACGTATGCCATCACAGTAACCAACCAGCCAGCGTCTGACAACACGGGCACCAACGTGATCTGCTCTTCCCAAAAGTTGCAGATCCTCACAGGAGCTGTGGTGTTCGTAGGCT ATCCACCGGGCGATGAGGGCTTGGTCTGCGAGACGAGGGACCTGGCATCCGCAGAATGTTCTTGGAAAAAAGGACGAGACACTCACTTGAAAATAAAGCGCAGCCACACTAATTACACCCTTAATGGAAG GGACTGTTTGGAGGCTAATGAAAGGAAGACGTGGTGTAGCTCGAAGATCTGGGAGGAGAACTGGACTCTGGTGGCTCGAAATCCTCTAGGAACAGTCCAGCTAACGGACTCGGCCCAACTCACTGACCGCG TACATCTGTTGGCTCCAGTGGATGTGGTAGCTGTTAAAGGCGAGGCGTGGAGCGTCACACTGCAGTGGAGCTGGTCTGTGGAGGCGTATAAAAAGCTGGAGATGGTCTGCCAGCTGCGGCTCTTCGCTCATGAACTTTCCAGCACA CGTAACTACGATGGTCCAGGTTTATCTTCTGTGGTGCTGGAGGGTTTGTGGCCAGATGTGGATTACACTGTGACAGTGCGCTGCGGCTCCAAGCACGGTTTCTGGAAGTGGGGGGATGAGAGCGCCCCCTACAGGATCCACACTAAAATGGACC GTCCTGATGCTCTTGATGTCTGGATGTGGATGGATGGCAGTAACACAGGACGTGTGTTTTGGAAA CCTCTGTCTGTGAGAGAAAGTCACGGTGCATTAGTCGGCTACGAGGTTTCTCAGAGCTCAGCCGAGGAGGACGGCTGGAAAATGGTTTCTCTTCCTCCTGGGAACTTCAGCTATCCCATAATCCTTAACAACAGCAGTGACATCACCGTTGCCGTGGCCGCACGAAATCCAGCTGGTCTCTCTCAGCCTTCCACTGTGACCACACCAGCATACAGAGCAG ACTCCCAGCTGTCTGTGTCTGAGCTGTTAGGCACTAATGGATCATTTGTCCTGTCCTGGGAGCCTGATGTCAATGCGAGCAGAGGGTACGCTGTGGAGTGGGTCCCGACTGGCTGCAGTGGACTCTGCCGCGTCGACTGGAAGAAACTTCCAGAATCAGCCAGCAGCTTCACAGTGAACTCAG ACTGTCTGGTGGCAGGAGTGAGGTACACCGTATCCGTGTACTCTCTCTCGACCGGCGCTCCTACGCTGCTGCAGAGATGGCAGGGATACTCACAGGAGATGA TTCCTTCTCAGTCGGTCGCGGAGCTGTTACTCAATCAGACTGGCTCTGACGTGCTGCTGTCTTGGAAAGCCACCGAGATGAAACAGCACAGAGGCTTCATACGTGGATACACCATCTACCTGGCAAACGCTGCACATCTGGATCTCATCG CTAATATCACTGATCCTGCAGTGCAGTCGTACAGGGTGAAGGGTTTGTCTCTGAGCTCGTATAAGTTCGTAGTGAAGGCCTACACCTCTGCTGGGGAGGACGGGGGGGCCACTGTGGCCATTAAAATGGAGATGGACA CAGCTGACATGCTGTTTGTTGGCATTCTCGTGCCGTTGGGAATCATGTTCTGCTGTCTCATCCTCGTCAGCATCTGCTGCTACAGCAAGAGAGAGTG GGTAAAGAAGTCTTTCTATCCTGAAATCCCTGGACCTAAAGTATCTGGAGACTGGTCCTCTCCACGG GGTCCTCTGGATGTCAAGCCCTCTCCTCACAGTCTGGTCCACATTGTGGAGAATCCAGGGTGGGGTTTCTCTAAGGAAGGTCTGTTCCCGGTcccagaggaagaggaggagtctGAGAAAGACAACATGGAGGTCGACACGGACTCGGATGAGCCGGCCCTGCTGAGATACTACAAACAGGTGGTCGATGACAGCTCGCACAGTAACCAGGTGTTAGACTCCTCTGGTTCCTCGACCCTATCAGTGGGCTCCACGCAGACTGAAATCACCTACGCAGGCATCCAGAACCCCATCCCCTCGCAGGGGGCGTGTGCTGGCGGAGGTTACAGGCCTCAATTGCAGTCCGTAGAAGGTCCAGCCGAGCCCCAAATCGAATTCGAAGCCGACTTCCAAGACGATGGCTTGAATGCAGGCTACAAACCCCAGTGTTCCTGGCAGCTGGATTCTCCAGAGGCGGAAAACTTAAGCGGTTCGCTTGGCAGCCCGACATCGGTCACATCATCCCAATTCCTCATCCCAGAATCCTCTGAAGAGAAACCACAGCCTTCAAACACCTGGTTCCACAATTTTCTCTCTGGAAAAACCTGA